The genome window AAAAAATGGTTCAATTTTGCCCAATCTTCTCCTTATGTTCATATATCCTATCCTTCCCCAAATGTTAATGATAGTATCTTGAGAAAATGTAATGGTAtttactttctttctttttttcctaaTTGTCAAGGTTCCAGTAAACTAGTAAAGGCAATCATAGACAAGGACAGCAACATTTCAGAACAAAAGCAAACGCCACAACTTCAGTAACTAAACAAACCATGATCAGTTATGTGATTGTGCATCTTATTGAGAAACAAAACTTTTCTAGTGAATTGAGAAACAAAACATTCAGCATCAAAGAACAGTATGCATAGAGAAACTGCAAATGAAGAACAAAATGAAAATGAATTATCAGAAATTCCTAGTACCGTACAACCATATTAAGTTGTTCAATGGGTTGCTGACAAATTGCATGATCATATAGGCTACTGAAGAACTATCTGACATACCTCATTCTCAATAACAGCGATGCGCTTTCCATGATCAGCAGTCAATATATGGTTTAGCAAAGTTGTCTGTCAATGGAAAACATGGTCTAATCAAGTTACATGGAGCATCAAATACATCTATGTAGCAATTAATTAACTAAAGACAttgatcaaaataatatcatattatttagTTGGCATATTTTTACTGGGTTCTTAGATTAGCAATGCATTCAGTCAATTAGTTAACGTGCTTGATCATATTATTTAGTTGGCATTCATCAATTACAAGCAccttttgtaatttttgaaatgaaTTTTAGACTTTAGATAAAAGCAAAGAATCAGCAAACAAACAATTAACAGTTTTCACAGTTTCAGCAACACAAAATACAATTGGTGTGTGAGAGTAATATTCGGACAGAAGCCTCAGATTTTTTATCAGATGAAGTATCATTCTTGGCAACAAAActtagttcctcatattcaacgcATAATGTTAAGATTGAAACTGGATCATAGGAAATGTCAGATTATTTCAAGAACAAAGGTGATTGATGAACAAGAAAAGGTCTGCTGAATTCATCCTCTATGAataaagaataaataaaaaatcttgaGGCAGCCAAAATACAATGTCCAAACAGGCAACAATGACTCCTTTCTTATTTAAAGATTGTTATGCAAACAGGCCCACCAGAATTTGGATAAGATACCTAAACAGCCTTTTTTGCTACTCTGGTAGACTAGTACCAAGTTAAAATAAGATATAAGGCATGCTTTCCCTGAAAATGGATGCCATGGATTTCAAAGTGACTATGGTGCTATCAGATTAATTACTCTTCCTCCCATCATTCCAATTATGCCAAGGGGTCTCTAAAGTGTAAATTAAAAAATGCAGTCTTAAATAAAACCAGAACACTTAGCTCTTATTTGGACAGGATGTTACTATCCAGGCTGGATCCTTTGTAAAACAATATATGCACATGTTATTGGCGGGTAGAGAAAATGAGGAGTCAGACAAATCAACCTATACATCTTACTATTATTGCTTTGCCAACACACCATTCCTCCTCATGCAAGGGCAAACTTTAAGATGCAGAAAGAACACCTTATGAAACGGATGCAATTAAACGAATCCAAAGTAGAAGAATAACAATATAAATAGACACTGGATTAGAAAAAAATGCTTATGTAATCTAATACAGGAGAGAGTGCAAAATCCCAAAGGATTAGGGAGAAACCAGGTACAAGAAAAAAAGCATATCTAAGCTACCTCCACCAGCTTCTACAATCTTTATTCTACTAACATCGTCAAGACAGGATTTTTCTGTTGCTAAGCGTAGAAAGGGTGGCAGGGAGGAATCTTTTTTGTGTGACTTCAACAAACATAGAAGCATCCGCGAGCACAGGGGGTAACTGATAGCAAAGCCCTCGACACCTTACCTTCCCGGAGCCAAGGAACCCAGTTATAATGGTGGCAGGGATGCGGTCGTCCGGCGGAATCTTCGTCAGGAGGTCGGATCCCTCGTCCGTTGCGGCTGCAGAGGCAGCGAAGCGTCGGGCGTGTGCCCGCGATCGTGTCGAGATCGCGAGCCGTCCGGGGCCGGCCACAACCGCCGGCTTCGCCCCAACGGCGTATGCCCGGGCACAGATGGATACAGGTGCCCGCCGACGAGCGACCGCGAGGATCGAAGCCCGAAGGTTGAAGGCGACGGCGGTGTGCCGCCTCGCGAGGCCGAAGAAGGCCGTGGCCAAGTCCGATGAAACCGCCGCCATGGCTGCGAGAGGGTGAGATAGCGCGCTCTCTTATCTGACCTCCTCGGCGCCTCCCCCCACAACTGTGTGCGTCTTATGGACAAAATCCGCCCCGATATCAAGATTTTTGTTCTCCTTGTCGGATCTGGCAACTGAACAATCGAATCCGACCTGTTCGATCAACCCGAATCCGTTGCTCTCCCAAAACAGTATCGAGTTTCGTTGACACAATCCGCCCCGATATCGAAATTTTCACTCCTGTTGTCGGATCCGGCAATAGAACAACTGGATCCGATCGTTCAATCAACCCGAATCCGATCTGTTCACGAATTAGTGTATCAAGTTTGACTCAAATAGTCAAAATATCCACTAAAAATTTGTGTATATAGGAATAGAAATATTGCAATTTACTATACGAAATTAAGCGCTTCAAAAAACAAATAATATCATTATAATAATGAATTATCTTTTTCTCCCTATTTGAGGGTGAATCACCCATGCTTCTCTCAAGGGCTGACGCGGCCTCTTAAGGACCTGAGGTACGTCGGATCGGTTCGCGTCCACGCACACCTCGAAAGAAACATGGGTGTTTCTCTTCGCTGTGTGGTTCTCTGCAGCCTGGCCTGGCCTGGCCTTCATCGTGGAAATGGCCCGAAACAGAGCTTGAAGATGACTCCCCATGTCTCCTTCATGACTTTGCTCATCATCACAGCACAGATTCGTCATTCTGTTGGGCCGAGAACAAAGCATCGAAGTCAATACACAGAACCGATTCCATGTCAACAAAAGCAATACCCGCTTTGATCGATGGTAAGTGCGAGAACGCTAATCTCGCAGTGCCATCTTCCCCTTTAAGTACAATCTGTGCAGCGAAGACATACATCGGTTGTTGGTGGAGGAACGTCCATGGAAGCTTCACAGGAGGCGTCTGCTTCGTTTGGTAACCGGAGCCACTGTGACGAGGTCCGATGGGTGATGCACGTCAAGCGCACTCTCGAAACCATGAACGAGGAGGACTACTCGCGAGGCCCTGTCTCCATCTTCGGCGTGCCTAAGAGCTTCCTCTCCGTCAAGCCGGAAGCGTACATCCCACAGATCGTCGCGCTTGGCCCGTACCACCACTGGGATCGCCAGCTCTACCAGATGGAGCACTACAAGCTCGCCGCCACCAAAAGAATCCAAAACCAGCTCCAGCTCCACGGCTTCACGTTCCAACAAATCGTCGACTACTGCGTGTTGAAGGAGCACGCCATTCGATCCTGCTACCACAGGTCAGCCtcgtccctacttttcgattcgacATTCTTCGGTCTCGCGTTCTGAACTCCCAAGCTTATGTTCAGGCACATCGATCTCCATGTGGATACCTTAGCATGGATGATGGCGATCGATGCCTCGTTCTTGCTCGAGTTCCTTCGCAACTTCTCCTGTGAGAAGGGTCCATCGATGTCGCAGATGACGGACTTGATGGGGATCAAGATGGCTTGCAACTCGATCTTGAGAGACGTCGTGATGCTGGAGAATCAGATCCCACTCTTCCTAATTCGGAAGATGCTGTGCTTCCAGCGCTCCTCAAGTCAAGCTGCGGAGGATGAGCTCTCCATGATGTTGGTCAGGTTCCTGAAGGCGGTTTCTCCTTTCACGGCCACGCAGAGCCTCGCAAGGATCGTCCAAGTCAAGCGATACGCGCACTTGCTGCAGCTGCTCTACTGCATCATCGTCGCCAACGCCAAAGATAtgtgcagcagcagcaacaacaacaacgagATAGAGTGTGTGATCGATGCGCCTGAATCGAACAACGAGCAGAACAAAGTCGATTCGCAATACTCGACGCAGCTTTTTGACTCGGTCTGGAGTTCGGCGTCCGCCCTACACATCATGAATCTGCTCATAGTGAAGCCCATCGAGTTCCTGTTGAAGGTCCCATGGCCTGTCGTGACTGCCGTATTCAGAGGGGTGAGGAGGTCCTACAGCCCCATTCCCTGTGAACCATTGTTGGCCGAAGAGATCGAGATCCCATCCGTCACCGAGCTCATCAAAAGCGGCGTCAAGTTCGCGGCCACCGAAGGAGACTTGAGGACGATCGAGTTCGACACGAAGACCGCCACGTTCTACTTGCCGACCATGCTTTTCGACGCTAATTCCGAGGTCGTGCTGAGGAACCTTGTAGCATACGAGACGGCGGCGGAGCCGGGTCCGCTGGTCTTCACTCGCTACACCGAGCTGGTGAACGGGATCATCGACACCAAGGAGGACGTGCGGCTGCTGAGACGATCCGGGGTCGTCCTGCACCGGATGAAGAACGACGAGGACGTGGCGAAGCTGTGGAACGGGATGAGCAGGTCGGCGAGGCCGACCAAGGTGGACTTCCTCGACAAGGTGATCTCCGACGTGAACGGCTACTACAATAGCAGGTGGAGCGTCAGGGCTCGACGGTTCATCAAGAACTACGTGACCGGCTCGTGGCAGGTGCTGACGTTCCTGGCCGCCATCTTGCTCCTGTTGTTGACCTGCGTCGACGCCTTCTGCTCCGTCTTCCTCTGCAGCTCGCTCTGGTCGAGCCTCGTGTGAAGAGTCAAAGCGGGAAGAACCATTGCCTAATGTGTCTTCTTTTGCACTCGGTCTCGTTTACAGAACAGGAAACACAATCGAGGAGCAAAGAGATGATCTGTTCAATTAATTTAGCAACTAAATTAAAAGAATTAAAATCGTGTTACTGTTGTGGGAAACAATTTTGAGCCGTGGTCTCGGAGCCGACGCGGCTcgattcgggtccggacgacggggatctccctggggcgttcctcgagcccgctggggtggtcgggtgcgatagtccgatcgggacggggtcgccgttTCCTCCGGACAGAAACTCCTCACCTGCACGTCCGGCAGGGGCCTTCGACTCCGCACTTGCACAAAGGTCGAGctagggtgctcgacccgacccctccgacgatcaagtcagatgatagtggagggggtttcagatgaagaagtgttttgaGTCTCCCCCTCTTTtcggatgaacgagagggtatttatagggaagcttactgttgtttgatgtgcccccTGTAGGGGGCAACCTAGTAGCGTATGACATgagcgttggcgtggcgtgaagaatcgcgcctgagtaggcgttaatgcaCCTCGGCCGGTGTTTAGGTTCGATCGACCGAGTGCAGTTGCACCGATCGAGGTGCGTCGACCGACGTcagtcgagtcttatcataattactatcctaatCGGTTACTAAGTaagaatgatttatttttaattattttacctctaATCTGAATTAGGCcgaaactaatatatatatatatatacacacacggcACCCCGAAAATTTTCATGGGTAAAGAATAGTCGTTGCTAGTCGATCAATTGCAGCACTAATCTTGATGGTGGCCAAAGCGTGATGGACGCAGATGGTGCTCTGCAGTGGATGTGCTGTAGGGTCGAAGAGCTCTACCGTCTTTCGACCCGCCACCGTACATAAAGTGTTAGGGTTGGCGACCGGACTAGCCGAGGCGATACTGTCGTTCTGCTGCGGCGCTTGATTTGATTGAAGTCACATTGCTCCTCGATCATGGCGGAACAGGTTGGCGCGAATCTCCTTTGGTTTCTTTTCTCCAAGTACTTGTTTTGCCCCATGCTGTTGTATGTTTTGGATTTTAACGCCTGGAGCTGTTCCGTGACGATTCGAAGTCCTTTTTTTGGTTTTTGGTACAAGAGGGCCGAGAGGGATCAAATTCCAATTTTGGAGTTTGGGGAACCCTAATTGAATGCTAAGCGAGGTTCTTGGGCCGAGACGGTAGAACATTAGTTGGTAGAGTTTGCAGTCCTTGATATACTTTCGTTGAGGAATAATCGCTTGTTATCTAATGTAAAGTCTGATAAAGTCTATGTTTAAACTTTGTAAATCATGTATTTGCTATGGTTGACGATCAGAATGAGTCCATTTGACGTTGTAAGTTTCCAGATGAAATTGGTTTCATTTGGCATTTGTTGATTACAAAATCATGCTTTTTTTATTTAGGGACTATTGCATATTGGGAGTGATGTCCCTTTCTGACTAGCTGCTTCTTGTGCTTCAATTGAATCTTGTGCAGACTGAAAAGGCATTCCTTAAGCAGCCAAAGGTGTTTCTTTGGTAAGCCAGTTATTTCTTAATGTCATAAGCTTTTTGTTTTGTTAGATTTTAGGATCATTGATATAGTGGACAATACAGCTCGAAGAAATCTGGAAAGGGGAAGAGGCCTGGCAAAGGTGGCAACAGATTTTGGAAAAGCATTGGACTTGGATTCAAGACCCCAAGAGAAGCCATTGAAGGTGGGAGATCTAATTTCTCTGTCTCGTTTTAGCTTCTTCATATTTATTAGTTTGGGTCTCTTTTTGATGGATAATTCATCCCTTTAAAAATGCAATTTTCTTGGTCATTTACTAAGTATCTTGCTAATTATCTTCTGAGTTATGGCTGTGCTAGGAAATATCAAGCAAACAATTGACTTGGAAACTAAGTGATCTAAGACAGATTTTTTGTAGTGTTAgttgatcaagtcatgattttaattttgcaTAAGTTTGTTTCTCTTAAATCCTCCATGTTAATAATTTTGGGAATTATAATCTATTGGTTTCATTCACTTTGATTTGTTGTTAATACTCCAATGTTTATAGTTATTTTTGTTTTATCTATCATTCTCCAATGGTTCACATCTTTTTCTGGATAGCTTCACTTTTTTTTCCTAACGACACATGACAAGATATTTTAGGTAGTTTGAGTTTCATATCATGTAAATAATTTGAAGTTGATATTTTGTACTGGATTTTTCTTCGATGCCCATGGTTATAATCAAGGTTTCAAACTTCGGTTGGACTGATATACACTGTATTTACCAGTCAGACTAAATACCGGTACAAAAATGTATATCTTGATACTGACACACTATTGTTCattttttacttttatcattTTATTCAATGGTATTGGATGATAGAGGTTGATATACTGCTCAATGTACCGGTATTCTGCATGTCCAATACTAGCATGGTATCTGTTTTGTCTCAATGGATTAGCAGCATTTGGGTTTGAATTTTTAGTTTTGCTCATTAGTTATGTTGATTTAGAACTTTACTTActggcatatgtatatatatatgtatgtgttctCTCTATTAAGACAATCACATCAAATGTGCTGTTGTTTATGATGTAAATAATATATAGACTTGTCTTGTACATCACATTTGATACTTGCAAACTTAAGCGTGTTCTTCATTTCTCCAATATTTATGTTTTATTCTAAGGAAATAAAATGCAGTCACAGATAATTTTTTCATCTTTCTTTATATCTATTGGAAGCTGATAGTTGTAATATCTTGTGTGATACTAGTTTCTCCTTGATGATTCAGTTGTTTGCTTCAGCATGATTTAAGTTATAGAACACACTGATGCCAACGTGAAAGAATTGTGTGTTTTCTGCAGGGACTTATATTGATAAGAAATGCCCATTCACTGGAAATGTGTCAATTAGGGGCCGCATATTAGCTGGTACATGCCACAGTGCcaagatgaacagaaccattattGTACGCAGAAACTATCTTCACTATGTGAAGAAATATCAAAGGCATGTGATACCTTTTTTGCTGTTTATGTTTCTTAGTGGGGATCTAATTTAAATTGTTTCTTCTGTTAGGTATGAGAAGAGGCACTCAAATATACCTGCACATATTTCTCCCTGCTTCCGTGTGAAGGAAGGTGACCATGTTATCATAGGCCAGTGCAGGTGAGCTTGTTTCTCAACTAGACATACTAACTTAGGTGGAATGCAGGCTTAGTTGTTTTTCCTATTAAAATGCCATGTCATTGGTCTCCGTCAGATTCAGCCTTCACAAAGCACTTTGGGCTGGAATCCTTTTGCTGTTTAATGAGTTGTGGTGTGGAACTTTTTATATAATTACTCAATTGTAATTTTTTACCGAGGAGGAAAAAAGGTTGATTGGTAAGTTAACCCATAGAAAATGAGACACAATGGACACCCTTCTCGGTTGCACTTTGCTCACTAACCCGTCTATGTCACTTCTCTCATGGATCAAACCTTGGCACCTGAAGCATATGGATACCAGGGCATAAGCTGTTAGTATTGCAAGAAATTCTATCGTCAAATTAAAGACTTACATTCAGTCATTTTGTGGTATAAAATTTTGGAACAAAGTACTGCATGTCCATTTTCTAGCGTATTAGGCTTTGGGATTAGAACATATGTTAAGTTATTCTGCACACACAAACTTGAGACAATCAatgaattgaaatattgataATTTCATCCTTCTGTACAGGCCCCTGGCAAAGACTGTGACTTTCAATGTGTTGAAAGTCATTCCAGCTGGATCAACAAGCGGAGGTGGGAAGAAGGCTTTTGCACCAGTTTGAAGGCATTTTGGAGGACTAAGAGGCTGGAGTTATAAAGATTTCTACATGGGATGCATTAAAATGTTTTAAGAATCCTCTATTAGGTTATCTTGGTTCAGTTCAATAACTATTTTATTTCAAGCTTTTTGCTGTTACCATGGATGCATGATTGTTTATACTTCTTTGAACAATTCAAAATTCTTAATTCTGATCAGATGACAGCGTTCCTTACGTGAATCAAATGGCCTTATGATGGATGTCTGAAATACCTGTTTACAAAATGTTGGTTTAGATATCAGAAAGGAAAAAAGGAGTGTTCTCAGTGATTGGATTCTCCAGTAGACACTCTGCCACTCTCAATCAGCTgtaaattattactattattattagaaTAAATGTGACATTTTCATATGACTAACTATTCACTGTCGAAATCGTCTGCGCCACAGCTGAATCATCTTCAAACACATCACTAGCAGAAACCATCataaaggaagaaaaaggagcaAAAATTATTGTCCAAGGAGAAGACTGAGCAGAAGCAGCAGAACGTGTAATTGACATGAGCTATTGAGGTGTCAGTCCTTTACCCTTGTCCTCATTCTTGCATATGGTAATTGATTACAGACACTTTACATTCATGCAACTTCAAGTATCATTAATTCCTTCGGCATATTTCTACGACAACGATGAGACTTGGTATAACGATAAAGTTGTTCTTCCTCTCATTTGCAAACTCTTTTAAGAACTAATTTTACCATTAATATAAACTATATTACCAACATACGAACACAGCCTGAGACTCAGAATGCGAAGGCCAATACCGTCATGGATTAACCTTCTAAAATGCTTCTGAGATAGTGCAGCCCTTCTGCAGAGATGCTTCTGTGCACTCTTGTCCTCTGAATCTTTGTCTTTGAAGGCAACTCCAAATGGAAGCATACCATCACAGCAGTCAGATTGTCCGTGGCACCTCGCCGTAATGCCTCCTGGACCAGCTCTTTGCAGCACAGTTTCACGTCGTTGTGTTCCCGGAGCTGCCTGCGTGCAAAGTCGACCGCATTCTGACTCGTGAAAACCTCCCATATCCCGTCGCTGCATATGATCAAGAACTCGTCTTCTTTTGTTAAGGTCACCATCTTGAGCTCCGGTTCGGCACTCAACGGTCCACCTGGCTCACCAATCTCTTTCATGCCTTGGAGATGCCAATCACCTAGAGCTCGGGTAACCTCGAGCTGGTCGTTCAAGTAGCCATAGTTGATGCTGCCGCCAAGAGATTTCACACGTGTCTGTTCGTTGATGCAGCAAGGCCTGTGATCCTTGGACATCTCCACTGCCGTCCCGAGCCGGGAAAGCACTGCTCGGCAGTCCCCAGCATTAGCAACTAATAGAGATCTGTGATGAACAGTCATCTGCACAAATAAGTATAACAACAATGGCAATAAAAGCTAAAACGTAACAATCAAATATACCAGAGAGAATTGATGAAAAACAATAGGATAGGATGAGAAAAGAGCTCTGAGATAAAAAGCGAGACCATAAATGCATAAGAAACAGAAAAGAATACTAAGTGGTTTCAGAGCCCAAGATTCTCGGAACAATACCAGGTTCCCTTTGTTGGTGCAGAACTCATCATTTCTTTTAACATGTGAATCATATTAAGCGATATTTTCCTCACCTTATCTTATAAGGCAAATTTGTTCTAATGATGTAAAAAGGACCTTATTATGTATTATTCTACTTATAAGGGAAGAAATAGGTTTATAGGACATTCAAAGAACTAATATAAAACAGTATGTCCGAGTTACTGCAAATGCACTTCTAAACAATGCAACAAATTCAAGCATACAAAAGCGATAAAACTGAATCTCTCGGTCAAATCCATCAACATTTGTAAATCCAATTCAGTGATTAGGAAACACACCTCCCAAATATCATCGCAGTGAGTGCAGTGGTGCCAGAAGACAGTGAGGATTCAAGATCACATGTCCTTGCAAATTGAGTGTCGGTTCGCTTAAATGACCTTGTGACTACCTTCTCGAGCTCAAGAGGGAAATCAGCATCTTCCACAATGACCCTAGGTAAATTATCACGGACAAAATGTGCAGCACCTTGTCCTCCATGTCCATCAAAAACCTAAAACTCAGAAAGATGAAGGATGGTGCCAAAATAAATAGCATCTTCATGGAAATTGTGTTGTAATAAGCAAAAGAAAGGAGCATCAACGTTTATCATAATTGTAATTTCCTGCCAATATTTATTTGGCTTAAGTTTCTTTTCAGTTACATGAGCATaacaatttttattttgaataatcaTGTAAATTAAAATCAAGCTTTAGAACCCAATCATTAAAATCCATTCAAAGATGGcatcagtctctcaaaattttttGGCGACCTATACATAGTCGATATGGTTCATGCCAATGCATTAATTCCAGCATCGTTGTCATCTGACTCGAAGCACCTTCCACCGCTTTCCCTAGATCCTATCGGTATCAGAGCACTGTTTAGATACTTTTCCTGCATTATAATTCAACTTTCAAGTCCGTAGGCATCGTCGAACTATGAAGAAAACTCTGACTTATTATAATATGAACTTCTTCCTCAAACATAATTGAACCCTTATTTATGGGCAATAGCAAGCTCCACATCGTTTGCCTCAAAAACATTTGGTTTACCATTCCTATTCTGTATTTGCATAGTACATgcataagaaagaaaataaatgtGATTAGCAAGGACTTACTCCATAGAAAGAAATGACACTCTCATCGGTAGAATGATATCCAAACTTCTTAGCTAGATCGGATATGCACACATGAGTATCTTCCATGCGATCACGACCGCCAATATCAGACCACTCTCCTGATCGGATGACTGGGACAAAATCCACAGACTCTTTTAGCCCGCTGTTCACGGTGGTTGAATTCTCGCATATTCTCTCCATCTGCCAACATATTAGCATGGGCAAGCCATAATCAGCAAAGAAGAAAAATCATTAGTAGTGCATGCCACGGAAATCTGATCAGAAAGTGGTAATCATCTATCTTTGTGTTGACAAACCTTAACATATTGTTTTCTTAGAACCTGTAAAACCTTCTGAATGCATAAGAAATAATAGAATTCTAGAAAATAACAAAACTAAATACAAAGTAGAAAATAGAATAAGTAGCATAAattaagaaggaaaagaaaagaaacagcaAGCACATGTTGACTACGTCGTGAAGTATGTGGTTCAGCAAAAAATTAATAATACATTTTGTCAAGCAAATATGGGCATTTCTTGTTATTCTCGTCTCATTTCCATTCCTTTGACATTAAGTACTCATCAGATTTCTCTTCAACTCATCATTtagaaaagggaaaaagaaggAAGCAGCCTTAGAATCAGTCTCAGCAGAAACCACCTGCAGATCAAGATTCTCTGCCAAGATCCAAGAGTCAGATTAGTATTGGATGCTCATCCTAATAGCTGATGGCTTTCATCAAACAGGCAGCCCTTTCATGAAATTCTAGTAAATAACTAAAAGCAGGAAAA of Musa acuminata AAA Group cultivar baxijiao chromosome BXJ1-7, Cavendish_Baxijiao_AAA, whole genome shotgun sequence contains these proteins:
- the LOC103992414 gene encoding putative UPF0481 protein At3g02645, with the translated sequence MEASQEASASFGNRSHCDEVRWVMHVKRTLETMNEEDYSRGPVSIFGVPKSFLSVKPEAYIPQIVALGPYHHWDRQLYQMEHYKLAATKRIQNQLQLHGFTFQQIVDYCVLKEHAIRSCYHRHIDLHVDTLAWMMAIDASFLLEFLRNFSCEKGPSMSQMTDLMGIKMACNSILRDVVMLENQIPLFLIRKMLCFQRSSSQAAEDELSMMLVRFLKAVSPFTATQSLARIVQVKRYAHLLQLLYCIIVANAKDMCSSSNNNNEIECVIDAPESNNEQNKVDSQYSTQLFDSVWSSASALHIMNLLIVKPIEFLLKVPWPVVTAVFRGVRRSYSPIPCEPLLAEEIEIPSVTELIKSGVKFAATEGDLRTIEFDTKTATFYLPTMLFDANSEVVLRNLVAYETAAEPGPLVFTRYTELVNGIIDTKEDVRLLRRSGVVLHRMKNDEDVAKLWNGMSRSARPTKVDFLDKVISDVNGYYNSRWSVRARRFIKNYVTGSWQVLTFLAAILLLLLTCVDAFCSVFLCSSLWSSLV
- the LOC135679289 gene encoding small ribosomal subunit protein uS17-like: MAEQTEKAFLKQPKVFLCSKKSGKGKRPGKGGNRFWKSIGLGFKTPREAIEGTYIDKKCPFTGNVSIRGRILAGTCHSAKMNRTIIVRRNYLHYVKKYQRYEKRHSNIPAHISPCFRVKEGDHVIIGQCRPLAKTVTFNVLKVIPAGSTSGGGKKAFAPV
- the LOC135679288 gene encoding probable protein phosphatase 2C 27; the protein is MCVDKNQVEEGESCEGLEFSENQTERSPDSENPCMERICENSTTVNSGLKESVDFVPVIRSGEWSDIGGRDRMEDTHVCISDLAKKFGYHSTDESVISFYGVFDGHGGQGAAHFVRDNLPRVIVEDADFPLELEKVVTRSFKRTDTQFARTCDLESSLSSGTTALTAMIFGRSLLVANAGDCRAVLSRLGTAVEMSKDHRPCCINEQTRVKSLGGSINYGYLNDQLEVTRALGDWHLQGMKEIGEPGGPLSAEPELKMVTLTKEDEFLIICSDGIWEVFTSQNAVDFARRQLREHNDVKLCCKELVQEALRRGATDNLTAVMVCFHLELPSKTKIQRTRVHRSISAEGLHYLRSILEG